One genomic region from Sphingobacterium multivorum encodes:
- a CDS encoding hydrogenase maturation nickel metallochaperone HypA, with product MHELSIVKDIFDTLTSHYEARVDDIQKIQVTAGLLSNVQPVLIQNAFDAFIAENTQYQDMEMEVVVNDIIAYCEHCQKNFPVHFHRFVCDCGQASSTIVQGNELYISKVIFKQD from the coding sequence ATGCACGAGCTAAGTATAGTAAAGGATATTTTTGATACGTTGACCTCGCATTATGAGGCTAGGGTAGATGATATTCAAAAAATTCAAGTTACAGCAGGGTTGTTATCCAACGTCCAGCCTGTATTGATCCAAAATGCATTTGATGCTTTTATTGCCGAAAATACGCAATACCAAGATATGGAAATGGAAGTCGTTGTAAACGATATTATTGCATATTGTGAACATTGTCAGAAAAACTTCCCGGTTCATTTTCATCGATTTGTATGTGATTGCGGACAAGCTTCTAGTACAATTGTTCAAGGGAATGAACTCTATATATCAAAAGTAATTTTTAAACAAGACTAA
- the katG gene encoding catalase/peroxidase HPI: MDNNEKDISKCPFHNGTMRNAVAGGGTQNQDWWPDRLRVDLLRQHASKSNPMDEGFDYAEAFKQLDLEAVKRDLHALMTDSQDWWPADFGHYGPLFIRMAWHSAGTYRVSDGRGGAGSGQQRFAPLNSWPDNVSLDKARRLLWPIKQKYGKNISWADLLILTGNVALESMGFKTFGYSGGRVDAFEPELDVYWGSEKTWLGGDVRYAHGSEGVVESHGVLSADDDADGKQHSRNLEKPLAAVQMGLIYVNPEGPDGNPDPIAAAKDIRDTFGRMAMDDEETVALIAGGHTFGKTHGAGPADNVGKEPEAAGIEQQGLGWKSTYGSGVGADAITSGLEVIWTQKPTEWTNLFFKNLFENEWELTKSPAGAHQWVAKGADSTIPDPFDPTKKRRPTMLTTDLSLRFDPIYEKISRKFYEDQDAFADAFARAWFKLTHRDLGPRERYLGAEVPAEELLWQDPIPAVDHVLVDADDINTLKSALLNAGLSTAELVTTAWASASTFRGSDKRGGANGARIRLAPQRYWQVNNPAQLQKVLTALEQIQQDFNGKQQGGKKISLADLIVLGGVAAIEQAARAAGHAVNVPFHPGRMDASQEQTDVESMGYLEPIADGFRNYRKGAYTVSTESLLIDKAQSLTLSVPELTVLIGGLRVLQANFDGSALGVMTDRPGQLTNDFFVNLLDMGTAWKAISPDREVFEGSDRKSGVKKWEAGRADLVFGSNAELRAVAEIYGSADAKDKFVQDFVKAWTKVMELDRFDLHR; the protein is encoded by the coding sequence ATGGACAACAACGAAAAAGACATTAGCAAATGCCCATTTCATAATGGTACGATGCGCAACGCCGTTGCGGGAGGGGGAACTCAAAATCAGGACTGGTGGCCAGATAGACTTCGTGTAGATCTGTTGAGACAACACGCAAGCAAGTCAAATCCGATGGACGAGGGCTTTGATTATGCGGAAGCATTTAAACAATTGGATTTAGAAGCCGTAAAAAGAGATTTGCATGCCTTGATGACCGATTCGCAGGACTGGTGGCCTGCTGACTTTGGACATTATGGACCATTATTCATCCGGATGGCTTGGCATAGTGCAGGAACCTATCGGGTAAGCGATGGTCGAGGCGGAGCTGGGTCTGGGCAACAACGTTTTGCACCACTGAATAGCTGGCCTGATAATGTGAGTTTGGACAAAGCGCGTCGCCTGTTGTGGCCTATCAAACAAAAATATGGTAAAAATATCTCCTGGGCAGATTTATTGATTTTAACAGGTAATGTTGCTTTAGAGTCTATGGGCTTCAAGACTTTTGGTTATTCTGGTGGACGTGTGGATGCTTTTGAACCTGAATTGGATGTCTATTGGGGTTCTGAAAAAACATGGTTGGGTGGTGATGTACGCTATGCTCATGGTTCAGAAGGCGTAGTGGAATCACACGGTGTATTATCTGCCGATGATGATGCGGATGGTAAACAACATTCGCGCAATCTTGAAAAACCGTTGGCAGCGGTACAGATGGGATTGATTTATGTTAATCCGGAAGGACCAGACGGAAATCCAGATCCTATCGCTGCAGCAAAAGATATACGGGATACTTTTGGTCGGATGGCGATGGACGATGAGGAAACTGTCGCTTTGATTGCTGGAGGGCATACGTTTGGAAAAACACACGGAGCAGGACCTGCCGACAATGTCGGAAAAGAACCTGAAGCAGCCGGCATTGAACAACAAGGGCTTGGTTGGAAAAGTACCTATGGCAGTGGAGTAGGAGCAGATGCGATCACGAGTGGCTTGGAGGTTATTTGGACACAGAAACCGACAGAATGGACCAATCTCTTTTTTAAAAATCTCTTCGAAAATGAATGGGAGTTAACAAAGAGTCCTGCAGGAGCGCATCAATGGGTAGCCAAAGGAGCTGATTCGACTATTCCAGATCCTTTTGATCCAACTAAAAAACGTAGGCCAACGATGCTGACGACAGATTTGTCCTTGCGTTTTGATCCAATTTATGAAAAGATCTCGCGTAAATTTTACGAAGATCAAGACGCATTTGCTGATGCATTCGCTCGCGCCTGGTTTAAATTGACGCACCGTGATTTGGGACCACGAGAGCGTTATTTAGGTGCCGAAGTTCCTGCTGAGGAATTATTGTGGCAAGATCCTATTCCTGCTGTCGATCATGTTTTGGTCGATGCTGATGATATTAACACATTGAAATCTGCCCTATTGAACGCGGGGCTCAGCACTGCAGAGCTCGTAACGACCGCTTGGGCTTCAGCTTCTACTTTCCGTGGATCTGACAAGAGAGGTGGTGCAAACGGTGCGCGGATACGGTTGGCTCCGCAGCGTTATTGGCAAGTCAATAATCCAGCACAATTGCAAAAAGTTCTTACGGCGCTTGAGCAAATTCAACAGGACTTTAATGGAAAGCAACAGGGCGGAAAGAAGATCTCATTGGCTGACTTAATTGTCTTGGGTGGTGTTGCTGCGATAGAGCAGGCCGCTCGTGCAGCTGGACATGCTGTCAACGTACCGTTCCATCCGGGGCGTATGGATGCATCACAGGAACAGACTGATGTAGAATCCATGGGCTATCTTGAGCCAATTGCGGATGGATTTAGAAATTACCGTAAAGGTGCTTATACCGTGTCTACGGAATCATTATTGATCGACAAAGCACAATCACTCACGCTATCTGTTCCGGAATTAACGGTATTGATCGGCGGACTTCGTGTTCTTCAGGCAAATTTTGATGGTTCTGCATTAGGAGTGATGACAGATCGGCCAGGCCAATTGACGAATGACTTTTTTGTCAATCTATTGGATATGGGAACAGCTTGGAAAGCCATCTCTCCGGACCGGGAAGTTTTTGAAGGATCAGATCGTAAATCTGGTGTTAAAAAATGGGAAGCCGGACGTGCAGATCTTGTTTTTGGTTCCAACGCTGAACTGAGAGCTGTTGCTGAAATATATGGCAGTGCCGATGCAAAAGATAAATTCGTACAAGATTTTGTGAAGGCATGGACTAAAGTGATGGAGTTAGACCGTTTTGATCTGCATCGCTAA
- a CDS encoding DUF4126 domain-containing protein: MNELSTFLVSAFIGLSLAAATGFRVFMPLFLLSLGCRLELFQVGNELAWAGSPIVLAATSLAMILEIAGYYIPFIDNILDSLSIPLATIAGTLLFAIQFADISPFFRWAMAIIAGGGTAATISTALAGTRAVSSVGTAGFGNFMISTMETIGSTILTILAIFVPFMAIIVVIGLFYFFWRFGKEQLNKKLKRTE; the protein is encoded by the coding sequence ATGAATGAGCTATCCACATTTTTGGTAAGTGCTTTTATAGGCTTGAGTCTGGCTGCTGCTACCGGCTTCCGGGTTTTCATGCCGCTATTCTTATTGAGCCTTGGCTGTCGGCTTGAATTGTTCCAGGTTGGCAATGAATTGGCCTGGGCGGGCTCACCTATTGTTTTGGCAGCTACAAGCCTAGCCATGATCCTAGAAATAGCGGGATATTACATTCCTTTTATTGACAATATATTGGACAGCCTTTCAATTCCTCTCGCGACGATAGCAGGCACCTTACTTTTTGCCATACAGTTTGCAGATATTTCACCCTTTTTCCGCTGGGCCATGGCAATCATCGCTGGTGGCGGTACCGCGGCGACCATTAGCACAGCGCTAGCTGGCACCCGGGCAGTCTCGTCTGTTGGAACGGCAGGTTTTGGCAATTTTATGATCTCGACCATGGAAACCATCGGTTCAACCATTTTGACCATACTCGCCATATTTGTGCCCTTTATGGCAATTATAGTTGTTATAGGCCTATTCTATTTCTTTTGGCGATTTGGCAAAGAACAACTCAATAAAAAACTTAAAAGAACGGAGTAG
- a CDS encoding Hsp20/alpha crystallin family protein: MFKRNHYTSEYSNHNKFCGQHFKDRFEKFQQQFFDGEAGHNAGVQQAVPVNIAENQEFYEVQLFAAGRKKEQFQVSINDGILKISCTENTQDNAIDYIYKEQDGLAFEREFQLNEQVLTDNVHASFEDGVLTVILPKDLEKVKRPQEVVID, encoded by the coding sequence ATGTTTAAAAGAAATCATTATACCAGCGAATATTCAAATCATAATAAATTTTGCGGACAACATTTCAAAGACCGCTTTGAAAAATTCCAACAACAGTTTTTTGATGGTGAAGCCGGGCACAATGCTGGCGTACAGCAAGCTGTTCCTGTAAATATTGCCGAAAATCAAGAGTTCTATGAAGTGCAGCTTTTTGCCGCTGGACGTAAGAAAGAACAATTCCAAGTCAGCATAAATGACGGGATACTGAAGATTTCATGTACAGAAAACACCCAGGACAATGCCATAGATTATATCTATAAAGAGCAGGATGGATTGGCATTTGAACGTGAATTCCAATTAAATGAACAAGTACTTACAGATAATGTGCATGCAAGTTTCGAGGATGGGGTATTGACGGTTATCCTTCCAAAAGATCTTGAAAAAGTAAAACGGCCACAAGAGGTTGTTATTGATTAG
- a CDS encoding RNA polymerase sigma factor, producing MAEKNSRSFTDIVKTYGSQLLRFVKGRVKKTEDAEDILQEVWYQFSRLTNMDELENAGAWLYAVTRNKITDSYRKKKSESLDELIAGDEDSESTFPIRQLLLADDSNNPELKLFKDIFWDELMKALEELPEKQRRVFVLNELEEKTLQEIAVMENENLKTIISRKGYAVKHLRIRLRSLYEELKF from the coding sequence ATGGCAGAAAAAAATTCCAGATCATTTACGGATATCGTTAAGACTTATGGAAGTCAGCTGCTACGTTTTGTTAAGGGAAGGGTAAAGAAAACGGAGGATGCAGAAGATATCTTACAGGAAGTCTGGTATCAATTTAGCCGTTTGACCAATATGGACGAATTGGAGAATGCGGGAGCATGGCTCTATGCTGTCACACGAAATAAGATTACAGACAGCTACCGGAAAAAGAAAAGTGAATCGCTTGATGAGCTTATAGCGGGTGACGAGGATAGCGAAAGTACGTTTCCTATTCGTCAGCTCCTTTTAGCTGACGACTCAAATAATCCTGAGCTAAAATTATTTAAGGATATCTTTTGGGATGAGCTGATGAAAGCATTGGAGGAATTGCCGGAAAAACAACGTCGGGTTTTTGTGCTCAATGAACTGGAAGAGAAAACTCTTCAGGAAATTGCAGTCATGGAAAATGAGAACCTAAAGACGATTATCAGCCGAAAAGGGTATGCAGTGAAGCACCTGAGAATACGGTTGCGAAGTTTGTATGAAGAATTAAAATTTTAA